One Streptomyces sp. CNQ-509 DNA window includes the following coding sequences:
- a CDS encoding DUF3046 domain-containing protein, producing the protein MRLTVFWQRMRDYFGEPYVDSFARDHVMSELGGRTVREALDAGWDARDVWRGVCAAMDIPAEMR; encoded by the coding sequence ATGCGGTTGACGGTCTTCTGGCAGCGGATGCGCGACTACTTCGGCGAGCCCTACGTCGACTCCTTCGCCCGCGACCACGTGATGTCCGAGCTGGGCGGGCGTACGGTCCGCGAGGCGCTGGACGCGGGGTGGGACGCGCGCGACGTCTGGCGCGGGGTGTGCGCGGCAATGGACATCCCGGCGGAGATGCGCTGA
- a CDS encoding AI-2E family transporter, with the protein MAASSAASDGTARARETSPVPDARTAPDAPSTPGTPPGDGTPPASPRERMPPWLPRAIVLALGLFACFHVAEWAFHELYGLLLNILVAFFIGLACEPAVDRLAARGMRRGAATALVFLGVLAAAAAFVAALGSLVADQVRLIVENFPAYVESLVEWINEQFGTELRVDDLQQDFLKSEVVRDYLQRSADNVWGISTTVLGGLFTALTVVLFAFYFTAEGPRLRRAICSVLPPARQAEVLRAWEIAVAKTGGYLYSRGLMAIVSGIAHYIAMLLLDVPYAPALAVWVGVVSQFVPTVGTYIAGALPILLAFTVGPWTAVWLIGFVILYQQLENYLLQPRITAKTVNIHPAVAFGSVIAGAALLGAVGALIAIPATATLQAFLSAYVRRYEVDARVQEQRPLRRRGPARLTRIRALLRHPGAPPGANPGREPADAGDAPRAP; encoded by the coding sequence ATGGCTGCATCATCGGCTGCTTCCGACGGCACCGCCCGCGCACGAGAGACCTCACCGGTCCCGGACGCCCGCACCGCCCCGGACGCCCCGTCCACGCCCGGCACGCCCCCGGGCGACGGCACCCCGCCCGCGAGCCCCCGCGAGCGCATGCCCCCCTGGCTGCCCCGCGCGATCGTCCTCGCGCTGGGCCTCTTCGCCTGCTTCCACGTCGCCGAGTGGGCCTTCCACGAGCTGTACGGGCTGCTGCTCAACATCCTGGTGGCCTTCTTCATCGGGCTGGCCTGCGAGCCCGCCGTCGACCGGCTCGCCGCCCGCGGCATGCGCCGCGGCGCCGCCACCGCGCTGGTCTTCCTCGGGGTGCTGGCGGCCGCCGCGGCGTTCGTCGCCGCCCTCGGGTCGCTGGTCGCCGACCAGGTCCGGCTGATCGTCGAGAACTTCCCCGCCTACGTCGAGTCCCTCGTCGAGTGGATCAACGAGCAGTTCGGCACCGAGCTGCGCGTGGACGACCTCCAGCAGGACTTCCTGAAGTCCGAGGTCGTACGCGACTACCTGCAGCGCAGCGCCGACAACGTCTGGGGCATCTCCACCACCGTCCTCGGCGGCCTCTTCACCGCGCTGACCGTGGTGCTGTTCGCCTTCTACTTCACCGCCGAGGGGCCGCGGCTGCGCCGCGCGATCTGCTCCGTACTGCCGCCTGCGCGGCAGGCCGAGGTGCTGCGCGCCTGGGAGATCGCGGTCGCCAAGACCGGCGGCTACCTCTACTCGCGCGGCCTGATGGCCATCGTCTCGGGCATCGCCCACTACATCGCGATGCTGCTGCTGGACGTGCCGTACGCGCCCGCGCTCGCGGTATGGGTGGGGGTGGTCTCGCAGTTCGTGCCGACCGTGGGCACGTACATCGCCGGAGCGCTGCCCATCCTGCTGGCGTTCACCGTCGGGCCGTGGACGGCGGTGTGGCTGATCGGGTTCGTGATCCTTTACCAGCAGCTCGAGAACTACCTGCTGCAGCCGCGGATCACCGCGAAGACGGTGAACATACACCCCGCCGTGGCCTTCGGCTCGGTCATCGCGGGCGCCGCGCTGCTGGGCGCGGTGGGCGCGCTGATCGCGATCCCGGCGACGGCGACGCTCCAGGCGTTCCTCTCCGCGTACGTACGCCGCTACGAGGTCGACGCCCGCGTCCAGGAGCAGCGCCCCCTGCGCCGCCGCGGCCCCGCCCGGCTGACCCGGATCCGCGCACTGCTGCGCCACCCCGGCGCACCACCCGGCGCGAACCCCGGCCGGGAGCCCGCGGACGCCGGCGACGCACCCCGCGCGCCCTAA